A stretch of Desulfotalea psychrophila LSv54 DNA encodes these proteins:
- a CDS encoding sigma-54 interaction domain-containing protein, translating into MNYIIPEYRHLIVSNLCSVLNTSIDGLYVTDRHGMTIAINRTYEQLSGLKAKDVLGKNIKDLVDDGTFDTALNPDIVTSGKSMTRVQVTSKGRRVLLVGHPIFDYDEDVELVVTFVRDVTVMSRFQSQINHQRDMIEKFSSNIQKLSVQKQIITESPLMQKLLGVLDRVASTDATVLLLGETGVGKDVLAHRIHERSDRANKPFFKVDCTSIPENLIESELFGYVAGAFSGASSKGKAGFFEIADKGTLFLDEIGELPLPMQGRLLRALQDGEIVRVGSTQPRAVDVRIIAATNRDLEQEVVAGNFRSDLFYRLRVAVVHVPALRERQEDILPLIQFFLERFYQKYKKTIRLFPTAEEALLQYAWPGNVRELENLIHSLVVTSLEGVIREEDLPPAMQCAKRKLDNSAVGLQANYANFEGKSLKEIMAELEKDVLLEALKVHGSIAKVAKVMNVNRTTIFRKIRKYTDGEVS; encoded by the coding sequence ATGAATTATATTATTCCTGAATATCGACACTTAATCGTTAGTAATTTGTGTAGTGTTCTGAATACGTCTATTGATGGTCTCTATGTAACAGATAGGCATGGGATGACTATTGCTATCAACAGGACGTATGAACAACTCTCAGGCCTTAAGGCCAAAGATGTTTTAGGGAAAAACATTAAAGATCTTGTAGATGATGGTACTTTTGATACTGCCCTGAACCCTGATATTGTTACTTCAGGGAAGAGCATGACGAGGGTACAGGTAACAAGTAAGGGTCGGAGGGTGCTCCTGGTGGGCCATCCTATCTTTGATTATGATGAAGATGTTGAGCTTGTTGTTACCTTTGTGCGCGATGTTACGGTTATGTCTCGTTTTCAAAGTCAGATCAATCATCAACGGGACATGATTGAAAAGTTTAGTTCGAATATCCAGAAACTTTCGGTACAAAAACAAATTATTACCGAGAGTCCTCTTATGCAGAAATTGCTTGGGGTCCTTGATAGAGTGGCCAGCACCGATGCAACTGTTCTCTTGCTTGGTGAAACGGGGGTAGGAAAAGATGTACTTGCCCATAGGATTCATGAGCGTAGTGACCGGGCTAACAAACCATTCTTTAAGGTAGATTGTACCAGTATTCCTGAAAATCTCATCGAATCTGAGCTCTTTGGCTATGTTGCCGGTGCCTTTTCCGGGGCAAGTAGTAAGGGCAAGGCTGGCTTTTTTGAAATTGCCGATAAGGGAACCCTCTTCCTTGATGAAATAGGGGAACTGCCCCTGCCTATGCAGGGACGATTGTTGCGTGCCCTTCAGGATGGTGAAATTGTTCGGGTGGGTTCAACTCAGCCTCGTGCTGTTGATGTGCGTATTATTGCTGCGACCAATAGGGATTTGGAGCAGGAGGTGGTCGCCGGTAATTTTAGAAGTGATCTCTTTTATCGTCTTCGGGTGGCCGTGGTCCATGTTCCGGCTTTGCGTGAACGCCAGGAGGATATTCTGCCGCTGATTCAATTTTTTCTGGAAAGATTTTATCAAAAGTATAAAAAGACAATACGTCTCTTTCCCACTGCTGAGGAGGCGCTTCTTCAATACGCTTGGCCTGGCAATGTGCGTGAACTGGAGAATTTGATTCATAGTTTGGTGGTTACCAGTCTTGAGGGGGTTATTCGTGAAGAGGATTTACCCCCAGCCATGCAGTGTGCAAAGAGGAAGCTTGACAATAGTGCTGTCGGCCTGCAGGCGAATTATGCTAACTTTGAGGGGAAATCTTTAAAGGAGATTATGGCCGAGCTTGAAAAGGATGTCTTGCTGGAGGCCCTCAAGGTGCATGGTTCTATTGCCAAGGTTGCCAAGGTTATGAATGTGAATAGGACAACAATATTTCGTAAGATAAGAAAGTATACCGATGGGGAAGTATCCTGA
- a CDS encoding glucosaminidase domain-containing protein — protein sequence MKRSIFILSVLLSLMVFYACKMVVAPEPKREAIVKEFTTGQEYLAFLVETYGSKQPARIGATVPFLFAQNLPQSWLGISTGQKAEAFVELILPEVVRANNMVAGERSRLQALAKMEAEGAHLTPDEEQWRAALAIKYGSRSGMADLLLRVDIIPPSLVLAQAILESGWGTSRFAVSGNALYGEHVPASSNAPHIKALGSDAKVAAFATIFSATESYIQNLNSHRSYRLLRSIRAADRKNGQFPKGTEMAEGLLYYSEIGDRYVKDLRSLIRRYRLNDFDQLQFGEDEQEITLKFSR from the coding sequence ATGAAAAGATCTATCTTCATCCTCTCTGTTCTTCTGAGTCTTATGGTTTTTTATGCCTGCAAGATGGTGGTTGCCCCGGAACCGAAGAGGGAAGCTATTGTTAAAGAGTTTACAACTGGTCAAGAGTATTTGGCCTTTCTCGTAGAGACCTATGGTAGCAAGCAACCTGCTCGGATAGGGGCTACTGTGCCATTTTTGTTTGCCCAGAATCTGCCGCAGAGTTGGTTGGGGATATCTACTGGCCAAAAAGCAGAGGCCTTTGTCGAATTAATCCTGCCTGAAGTGGTGCGGGCAAATAATATGGTTGCCGGGGAGCGTAGTCGCCTTCAGGCTTTAGCGAAGATGGAGGCAGAGGGTGCACATCTCACCCCGGATGAAGAGCAGTGGCGAGCAGCATTGGCTATAAAGTATGGCAGTAGATCTGGAATGGCTGATCTTTTGCTTCGGGTAGATATTATTCCGCCATCGCTGGTCCTTGCCCAGGCTATTTTAGAAAGTGGTTGGGGGACCTCTCGTTTTGCCGTTTCAGGTAATGCCCTCTATGGGGAACATGTACCCGCTTCCAGTAATGCACCTCATATAAAGGCCCTTGGCAGCGATGCGAAGGTCGCCGCCTTTGCCACTATCTTTTCGGCAACAGAGAGTTATATTCAAAATTTGAATAGCCACCGTAGCTATCGTTTGCTTCGCTCTATCAGGGCCGCAGACCGTAAAAATGGACAATTTCCAAAGGGTACTGAGATGGCAGAGGGGCTTCTCTACTATTCGGAAATAGGGGATAGGTATGTGAAAGACTTGCGGAGTCTTATTCGTCGTTACAGGCTAAATGATTTTGATCAGCTGCAGTTTGGTGAAGATGAACAAGAGATTACCTTGAAATTTTCTCGATAA